A single region of the Pseudomonas solani genome encodes:
- a CDS encoding 2-hydroxymuconic semialdehyde dehydrogenase: protein MPLLRHFIAGEFVASDKTFPNVSPIDGRVLSQVCEADASQVERAVAAAKAAQEGPWADFSPSQRADMLMRIADGIERRFEEFVAAEVADTGRPVQQARTLDIARGVHNFRTFAELVRQAGSEFFEMRAADGSEVFSYTVRKPHGVVAIISPWNLPMLLLTWKVAPALACGNSVVVKPSEDSPSSATLLAEVMQEAGLPAGVFNLVHGFGPNSAGEFLTRNPDVDAITFTGESRTGATIMKAAAEGVRDVSFELGGKNAAVVFADCDFDAAVAGVLRSSFTNSGQVCLCSERVYVERPIYERFVAAMKAGAEKLKIGYPDEDGVNMGSLISHKHRDKVLSYFELARSEGAVEVTGGGVPVFGDERDNGAYVQPTIWTGLGDDARCVREEVFGPVCHIAPFDSEDEVVRRVNDSAYGLATALWTRDLKRAHKVSRRFHVGMVWVNTWFLRDLRTPFGGARLSGLGREGGRHSLDFYSEITTICVNA, encoded by the coding sequence CTGCCCTTGCTGCGCCATTTCATCGCGGGCGAATTCGTCGCCAGTGACAAGACCTTCCCCAATGTTTCGCCCATCGACGGGCGCGTCCTGAGCCAGGTCTGCGAAGCCGACGCCAGCCAGGTGGAGCGCGCCGTCGCCGCCGCCAAGGCCGCGCAGGAAGGGCCCTGGGCCGATTTCAGCCCGAGCCAGCGCGCCGACATGCTGATGCGCATCGCCGATGGCATCGAGCGCCGCTTCGAGGAGTTCGTCGCCGCCGAAGTGGCCGACACCGGGCGCCCGGTGCAGCAGGCGCGCACCCTGGACATCGCCCGGGGCGTGCATAACTTCCGCACCTTCGCCGAGCTGGTGCGCCAGGCCGGCAGCGAGTTCTTCGAGATGCGCGCCGCCGATGGCAGCGAGGTGTTCAGCTACACCGTGCGCAAGCCCCACGGCGTGGTGGCGATCATCTCGCCGTGGAACCTGCCGATGCTGCTGCTCACCTGGAAGGTCGCCCCGGCCCTGGCCTGCGGCAACTCGGTGGTGGTCAAGCCGTCGGAGGATTCGCCCTCCAGCGCCACCCTGCTGGCCGAGGTGATGCAGGAAGCCGGGCTGCCCGCCGGCGTGTTCAACCTGGTGCACGGCTTCGGCCCCAACTCCGCCGGGGAATTCCTCACCCGCAACCCGGACGTCGACGCCATCACCTTCACCGGTGAGTCGCGCACCGGTGCCACCATCATGAAGGCCGCCGCCGAGGGCGTGCGTGACGTGTCCTTCGAACTGGGCGGCAAGAACGCGGCGGTGGTCTTCGCCGACTGCGATTTCGACGCGGCGGTGGCCGGCGTGCTGCGCTCCAGCTTCACCAACTCCGGCCAGGTGTGCCTGTGCTCGGAGCGCGTCTATGTCGAGCGGCCGATCTACGAGCGCTTCGTCGCCGCCATGAAGGCCGGTGCCGAGAAGCTGAAGATCGGCTACCCCGACGAAGACGGCGTGAACATGGGCTCGCTGATCTCCCACAAGCACCGCGACAAGGTACTCAGCTACTTCGAACTGGCCCGCAGCGAAGGCGCCGTCGAAGTCACCGGTGGCGGCGTGCCGGTGTTCGGCGACGAGCGCGACAACGGCGCCTACGTGCAGCCGACCATCTGGACCGGCCTCGGCGACGACGCCCGCTGCGTGCGGGAAGAAGTGTTCGGCCCGGTCTGCCACATCGCCCCCTTCGACAGCGAGGACGAGGTGGTGCGCCGCGTCAACGACTCCGCCTACGGCCTGGCCACGGCCCTGTGGACCCGCGACCTGAAGCGCGCGCACAAGGTCTCGCGGCGCTTCCACGTGGGCATGGTCTGGGTCAACACCTGGTTCCTCCGTGACCTGCGCACGCCCTTCGGCGGCGCGCGCCTGTCCGGCCTCGGCCGCGAGGGCGGCCGCCATTCCCTGGATTTCTACTCCGAGATCACCACCATCTGCGTCAACGCCTGA